Proteins from one Mesorhizobium shangrilense genomic window:
- a CDS encoding DUF1013 domain-containing protein — translation MANTLLMPKATAVWLVDNTALSFEQIAQFCGLHPLEVKAIADGESAQGIKGMDPIMTGQLTRDEIARAEKDPNQRLKLSDPKVRVPESKRKGPRYTPLSKRQDRPNAILWLVRNHPELKDAQISRLVGTTKSTIEQIRERKHWNSANLQPMDPVTLGLASQIDLDMEVNRASRGREQAQPVGDTLLPAALTERLVPTPEKPKDEDAELDANAVFAKLSALKSKNTDTDDDE, via the coding sequence ATGGCCAATACGCTGTTGATGCCCAAGGCGACCGCCGTCTGGCTGGTCGACAACACCGCGCTTTCCTTCGAGCAGATCGCGCAGTTCTGCGGGTTGCATCCGCTCGAGGTCAAGGCGATCGCCGACGGCGAATCGGCGCAGGGCATCAAGGGCATGGACCCGATCATGACCGGCCAGTTGACCCGCGACGAGATCGCGCGCGCCGAGAAGGACCCGAACCAGCGCCTGAAGCTCTCGGACCCCAAGGTCCGCGTGCCCGAATCCAAGCGCAAGGGTCCGCGCTACACGCCGCTGTCCAAGCGCCAGGATCGCCCCAACGCCATTCTCTGGCTGGTGCGCAACCATCCCGAACTCAAGGATGCGCAGATTTCGCGCCTCGTCGGCACCACCAAGTCGACGATCGAGCAGATCCGCGAGCGCAAGCACTGGAATTCGGCCAATCTGCAGCCGATGGACCCGGTGACGCTGGGCCTTGCCTCGCAGATCGACCTCGACATGGAAGTCAACCGCGCTTCGCGCGGCCGCGAGCAGGCGCAGCCGGTCGGCGACACGCTGCTGCCGGCGGCATTGACCGAACGTCTGGTGCCAACGCCGGAGAAGCCGAAGGACGAGGATGCGGAGCTCGACGCCAACGCCGTCTTCGCCAAGCTCTCGGCGCTGAAGTCCAAGAACACGGATACCGACGACGACGAGTGA
- a CDS encoding helix-turn-helix transcriptional regulator, producing the protein MRRADRLFQIVQHLRGGRLVTAQKLGTWLEVSERTIYRDIADLQSTGVPIDGEAGVGYMMREGFDLPPLMFTRDEIVALVAGARMVRAFGGAAMARAADEALVKIGAVLPDAEKDRIARTEIHTPMWVVSDAAREAIDLIERAVEKRQVLTIDYCDEAGRGTARDIRPLGLWFWGKVWTLVAWCEMRDDFRAFRIDRIASVIIAGRIFKPERGKQLADFYRAVERSEDYGMAPDRAART; encoded by the coding sequence ATGCGCCGCGCCGACAGGCTCTTCCAGATCGTGCAGCATTTGCGCGGTGGCCGTCTGGTCACCGCCCAGAAGCTTGGCACGTGGCTCGAGGTTTCCGAGCGAACGATCTACCGCGACATAGCCGACCTGCAGTCGACCGGGGTGCCGATCGACGGCGAGGCCGGCGTTGGCTACATGATGAGGGAGGGTTTCGACCTTCCGCCGCTGATGTTCACGCGTGATGAGATCGTGGCGCTGGTCGCGGGCGCCCGCATGGTGCGCGCCTTTGGTGGCGCCGCCATGGCGAGGGCCGCGGACGAGGCACTCGTAAAGATCGGCGCCGTGCTGCCAGACGCCGAAAAGGACCGCATTGCCCGCACCGAGATCCACACGCCGATGTGGGTGGTCAGCGACGCCGCCCGCGAAGCGATCGACTTGATCGAGCGCGCGGTCGAGAAACGCCAGGTGCTGACCATCGACTATTGCGACGAGGCTGGCCGTGGCACGGCGCGCGATATCCGCCCGCTCGGCCTGTGGTTCTGGGGCAAGGTGTGGACGCTGGTCGCCTGGTGCGAGATGCGCGACGATTTCCGAGCCTTCCGCATCGACCGCATCGCCTCGGTGATCATCGCCGGCCGTATCTTCAAGCCGGAGCGCGGCAAGCAGCTTGCCGACTTCTACCGGGCAGTGGAGCGCAGCGAGGACTATGGCATGGCGCCGGATCGCGCGGCCAGAACCTGA
- a CDS encoding DUF1127 domain-containing protein — protein MNPIRAFRNWRMYNETVRELNRLNTRQLNDLGINRADIEKIARRAI, from the coding sequence ATGAACCCGATCCGCGCTTTCCGTAACTGGCGCATGTACAACGAAACCGTGCGCGAGCTGAACCGGCTGAACACCCGTCAGCTCAACGATCTCGGCATCAACCGCGCCGACATCGAAAAGATCGCTCGTCGCGCCATCTGA
- a CDS encoding potassium/proton antiporter, with translation MEHAIYLVTLVGTALVVAAAFSSLIAFRFGAPLLLLFLCIGLATGTDGLGIEFDNARVAYFAGSLALAVILFDSGFGTPLNALRQAAGPALSLATFGVILTTGLFGAAAHYILSLTWLESFLLGAAVASTDAAAVFFLLRAGEINLRERVRSTLEVESGTNDPIAIFLTITLVEIIAAHANPEANVLVANLVLGFLLNMGLGAVVGVLGGLAIVRLVDRLNLDHGLLPIFVLTLSLMVFAAAGAIGGSGFLAVYIAGLIAGNSDIRAVTILKRFQDGMSWLAQIIMFLILGLFATPSQFPAIMLPAIGLGLFLMFVARPIAVWLCLIPFRLPRPEVAFVSWVGLRGAVSILLAITPLLGGLENGRIIFNTAFIIVLVSLIIQGWTVGPLARRLGLIVPARLGPLDKVELELPGSAHHELLAYRVAPGSPVARGERIPRWARPSLVLRDGRSMRFQDMGRLAAGDQVYIFVPDRYPRLLDKLFASRAVVDPEDADFFGAFALDPARSATELEAAYAPGLTEAEQKLTIGALVTARLGGHAEYADRVLLGPIELIVRDVDDKGKIIGLGLSFEPTAPVARVPVFLSAGEMGDRLAAFIRNWRKPTETQIAEARETPAVPPVPEKTE, from the coding sequence ATGGAGCATGCGATCTATCTCGTCACGCTGGTCGGCACCGCGCTTGTTGTTGCCGCCGCGTTTTCGAGCCTGATCGCCTTCCGCTTCGGCGCCCCTCTTCTGCTCCTGTTTCTCTGCATTGGTCTCGCCACCGGAACCGACGGGCTCGGCATCGAGTTCGACAATGCGCGCGTGGCTTACTTTGCCGGCTCACTGGCGCTGGCCGTCATCCTCTTCGATTCCGGTTTTGGCACCCCGCTCAACGCCCTGCGGCAAGCGGCCGGACCCGCCCTGTCGCTGGCAACGTTCGGTGTGATCCTGACCACCGGGCTGTTCGGCGCTGCCGCTCACTACATCCTCAGTCTCACCTGGCTGGAATCCTTCCTGCTCGGCGCCGCCGTCGCCTCGACCGATGCGGCCGCGGTGTTCTTCCTGTTGCGCGCCGGCGAGATCAATCTGCGCGAGCGCGTCCGCTCGACGCTCGAGGTGGAATCCGGCACCAACGATCCGATCGCCATCTTCCTGACCATCACGCTGGTCGAGATCATTGCCGCCCATGCCAATCCGGAAGCCAATGTTCTCGTTGCCAACCTGGTCCTCGGCTTCCTCCTCAACATGGGGCTCGGTGCTGTCGTCGGCGTGCTCGGCGGCCTCGCCATCGTGCGCCTCGTCGACCGGCTCAACCTCGATCATGGCCTGCTGCCGATCTTCGTCCTGACCCTGTCGCTGATGGTCTTTGCCGCCGCCGGCGCAATTGGCGGCTCGGGCTTCCTGGCTGTTTATATCGCCGGCCTGATCGCCGGCAATTCCGATATCCGCGCCGTCACTATCCTGAAACGCTTCCAGGACGGCATGTCGTGGCTGGCGCAGATCATCATGTTCCTGATCCTTGGCCTGTTCGCGACGCCCTCGCAGTTTCCGGCCATCATGCTGCCGGCCATAGGGCTCGGCCTGTTCCTGATGTTCGTCGCGCGGCCGATCGCGGTCTGGCTGTGCCTGATCCCGTTCCGCCTGCCCCGCCCCGAGGTCGCCTTCGTCTCATGGGTCGGCCTGCGCGGCGCGGTGTCGATCCTGCTCGCCATCACCCCGCTGCTCGGTGGCCTCGAAAACGGCCGCATCATCTTCAACACCGCCTTCATCATCGTGCTGGTGTCGCTGATCATCCAGGGTTGGACCGTCGGACCGCTGGCGCGCCGCCTGGGTCTCATCGTGCCGGCTCGCCTTGGCCCCCTGGACAAGGTCGAACTGGAACTGCCGGGCTCGGCCCACCACGAGCTTCTCGCCTATCGTGTAGCACCGGGCAGCCCGGTGGCGCGCGGCGAGCGCATCCCGCGCTGGGCGCGGCCCTCGCTGGTGTTGCGTGACGGGCGCTCGATGCGCTTCCAGGACATGGGCCGCCTGGCCGCCGGCGATCAGGTTTATATCTTCGTGCCCGACCGCTATCCGCGCCTGCTCGACAAGCTGTTTGCCAGCCGTGCGGTGGTCGATCCGGAGGATGCGGATTTCTTCGGCGCCTTTGCCCTCGATCCGGCGCGCTCCGCCACGGAACTGGAGGCCGCCTATGCACCGGGCCTCACCGAGGCGGAGCAGAAGCTGACGATCGGCGCTTTGGTCACCGCGAGGCTCGGCGGCCACGCCGAATATGCCGACCGGGTGCTGCTCGGTCCGATCGAACTGATTGTCAGGGACGTCGACGACAAGGGCAAGATCATCGGTCTTGGCCTTTCCTTCGAGCCGACAGCGCCCGTGGCGCGGGTGCCTGTGTTCCTGAGCGCCGGCGAGATGGGCGACCGTCTGGCCGCCTTTATCCGTAACTGGCGCAAGCCGACAGAGACGCAGATCGCCGAGGCGCGAGAGACGCCCGCGGTGCCGCCGGTTCCTGAAAAGACGGAATAG
- a CDS encoding DUF899 domain-containing protein, translated as MNNNKAVSREDWFQAHKAHLAREKELTRFRERIAAERRELPWLKIRKDYVFETEQGPKKLADLFGANSQLIVYHFMLGPGCNHHCEGCSFLADHIDGANQHLSHHDVSLVVVSRAPLAELQPYRQRMGWKFDWVSSYASDFNFDMQVSFTDKQIASGETTYNFETRPRTSKELPGTSVFYRDESGDIFLTFISRARGGEALIGTYDYLDMTPKGRDETGPYHGLMDWVRLHDEYCDRPKTKSDCCD; from the coding sequence ATGAACAACAACAAGGCCGTTTCGCGGGAAGACTGGTTTCAGGCGCACAAGGCGCATCTGGCCCGTGAGAAGGAACTGACGCGGTTTCGCGAGCGTATTGCGGCGGAACGGCGGGAACTGCCCTGGTTGAAGATCCGGAAGGACTATGTCTTCGAGACCGAGCAAGGGCCGAAGAAACTGGCCGATCTATTTGGCGCCAACAGCCAGCTGATCGTCTATCACTTCATGCTCGGGCCGGGGTGCAATCATCATTGCGAGGGCTGTTCGTTCCTTGCCGACCATATCGACGGCGCCAACCAGCATCTCAGCCATCACGACGTGTCGCTGGTCGTGGTGTCGCGCGCGCCGCTGGCCGAGCTTCAGCCCTACAGGCAGCGCATGGGCTGGAAATTCGACTGGGTGTCGTCCTATGCCTCAGATTTCAACTTCGACATGCAGGTTTCGTTCACTGACAAGCAGATCGCTTCCGGCGAAACCACCTACAATTTCGAGACCCGTCCCCGGACATCGAAGGAACTGCCCGGCACCAGTGTTTTCTATCGCGACGAGAGCGGCGACATCTTCCTTACCTTCATATCGCGGGCACGCGGCGGCGAAGCGCTGATCGGCACTTACGACTATCTCGACATGACCCCGAAGGGCCGCGATGAGACCGGTCCCTATCACGGCCTGATGGACTGGGTGCGGCTGCACGACGAGTATTGCGACAGACCGAAGACGAAGAGCGACTGCTGCGATTAA
- a CDS encoding NAD(P)H-quinone oxidoreductase: MANGQRIPAKMTAIAISEPGGPRVLKPETRDVPQPGSGEILIRVRAAGVNRPDVQQRKGAYPAPPGASDLPGLEASGEVAALGDDISRWRIGDRVCALTPGGGYAEYVKVHTGSVLPLPAGFTHTEAAAVPENYFTVWHNVFERGGLKRGETLLVHGGSSGIGTTAIQLAAAFGAYVITTAGSKEKCDACLRLGADRAINYREEDFVAAVKDATGGKGANVILDMVGGDYVARNYEAAAVEGRIVQIAVQGGAVASADFSKIMVKRLVHTGSTLRPRTVEFKAAIAAALEAQVWPLLGTRKVAPVMDMIFPLSDAWRAHERMEDGEHIGKIVLDVG; this comes from the coding sequence ATGGCGAATGGACAGAGAATTCCGGCGAAGATGACGGCCATCGCGATCTCGGAACCTGGTGGTCCCCGTGTGCTGAAACCCGAGACGCGCGATGTGCCGCAGCCGGGCTCCGGTGAAATCCTGATCAGGGTGCGCGCCGCCGGCGTCAACCGGCCCGATGTGCAGCAGCGCAAGGGCGCCTATCCAGCACCGCCCGGCGCGTCGGACCTGCCGGGCCTCGAGGCGTCCGGCGAAGTGGCCGCCCTTGGCGACGACATATCGCGCTGGCGCATCGGCGACCGGGTCTGCGCGCTGACGCCGGGTGGCGGATATGCAGAATACGTCAAGGTGCATACCGGCAGCGTCCTGCCCTTGCCGGCCGGCTTTACCCACACCGAAGCGGCCGCGGTGCCGGAAAACTATTTCACCGTCTGGCACAATGTGTTCGAGCGCGGCGGCCTGAAACGCGGCGAGACCTTGCTTGTGCATGGCGGCTCGTCGGGCATAGGCACCACGGCCATCCAGCTTGCCGCCGCGTTCGGCGCCTATGTCATCACCACGGCCGGCAGCAAGGAGAAATGCGACGCCTGCCTGAGGCTGGGGGCGGATCGGGCGATCAACTATCGCGAAGAGGATTTCGTCGCCGCGGTCAAGGACGCGACAGGAGGCAAGGGCGCAAACGTCATCCTCGACATGGTCGGCGGCGACTATGTGGCGCGAAACTACGAGGCCGCGGCGGTCGAAGGCCGTATTGTCCAGATCGCTGTGCAGGGCGGCGCTGTCGCAAGCGCCGATTTCTCGAAGATCATGGTCAAGCGGCTTGTTCATACCGGCTCGACGCTCAGGCCGCGCACCGTCGAGTTCAAGGCGGCCATTGCCGCCGCGCTGGAGGCGCAGGTGTGGCCGCTGCTGGGTACCCGCAAGGTTGCCCCGGTCATGGATATGATCTTCCCACTCAGCGACGCCTGGCGGGCACATGAGCGGATGGAGGACGGCGAGCATATCGGCAAGATCGTGCTGGACGTCGGCTGA
- a CDS encoding VOC family protein codes for MTFIPSKASAWFEIPVTDMDRARTFYASVLQNDLVLEESGPNPIAMFTAQDRMASGHVYPGRPATPGTGPTIHLSVAAPIDDAMERVKQNGGQVVSPAISIPVGTFAYCLDPDGNSFALFV; via the coding sequence ATGACCTTCATACCTTCAAAAGCCTCGGCTTGGTTCGAGATCCCTGTCACTGACATGGATCGGGCGCGCACCTTCTACGCATCGGTGCTTCAGAACGATCTGGTGCTTGAGGAAAGTGGGCCGAACCCGATTGCCATGTTCACGGCGCAGGACCGAATGGCATCAGGGCATGTCTATCCCGGCAGGCCAGCGACGCCTGGGACCGGCCCGACTATCCATTTGTCCGTCGCGGCACCCATCGATGACGCCATGGAGCGGGTCAAGCAGAATGGCGGCCAGGTCGTTTCTCCGGCCATCTCCATTCCCGTCGGCACATTCGCCTATTGTCTCGACCCGGACGGCAACAGTTTCGCCCTGTTCGTTTGA
- a CDS encoding DUF1192 domain-containing protein has product MAIFDDEPKKKARPHEIGQDLSLLSVSELSERIGILREEIARLEAELKAKGSTKSAAEALFRRG; this is encoded by the coding sequence ATGGCGATCTTCGACGACGAACCCAAGAAGAAAGCGCGCCCGCATGAGATAGGGCAGGACCTGTCCCTGCTTTCCGTGAGTGAGTTGTCGGAGCGGATCGGTATCTTGCGAGAAGAGATCGCCAGGCTGGAAGCCGAGCTCAAGGCCAAGGGCAGCACGAAGTCCGCGGCCGAGGCCTTGTTCCGCCGCGGATAG
- a CDS encoding ring-cleaving dioxygenase: protein MSLQLTGIHHLTAITANAAGNLHFYRNVLGLRLVKKTVNQDDTSAYHLFYADGEATPGSDVTFFDWPVGPERRGTHSIVRTSLRVASLESLAWWKERLTGEGIVSGAVSDVGGYPSLDFEDPEGQRLRLVSDGGKGDSNPWAGSPVPVEHQIRGLGPIVISVPDIANTEAVVTQVMNMRKAREYASPDGEGQVHVFEMGDGGPAAELHVAVQPGLAPARQGAGAVHHVAFRAPDEKTLHQWTARLAEFRLPSSGEVERYYFRSLYFREPNGILFEIATDGPGFTADEPLETLGEKLALPPFLEPRRASIEAGLKPLN, encoded by the coding sequence ATGAGCCTGCAACTAACCGGAATTCATCATCTGACGGCCATCACCGCCAATGCGGCGGGAAACCTGCATTTCTACAGGAACGTCCTGGGCTTGCGGCTGGTCAAGAAGACCGTGAACCAGGACGATACGTCAGCCTATCATCTGTTCTATGCCGACGGAGAAGCAACGCCGGGCAGCGACGTGACCTTCTTCGACTGGCCTGTCGGGCCGGAGCGGCGCGGTACCCACAGCATCGTCCGGACGAGCCTGCGCGTGGCCAGCCTCGAAAGCCTTGCCTGGTGGAAAGAGCGGCTGACCGGCGAGGGCATCGTGTCAGGAGCGGTCAGTGATGTCGGCGGCTATCCATCGCTGGATTTCGAAGATCCGGAGGGCCAGCGCCTGCGTCTTGTCAGCGATGGCGGCAAGGGTGACAGCAACCCATGGGCAGGGAGCCCGGTTCCCGTGGAGCATCAGATACGCGGGCTCGGCCCGATCGTCATCAGCGTTCCCGACATCGCCAACACCGAGGCGGTGGTGACACAGGTGATGAACATGCGCAAGGCGCGGGAATATGCCTCGCCGGATGGCGAGGGTCAGGTTCATGTCTTCGAAATGGGAGATGGCGGCCCGGCGGCCGAACTTCATGTCGCGGTACAGCCGGGGCTGGCTCCGGCACGCCAAGGCGCCGGTGCTGTCCATCACGTTGCCTTCAGGGCGCCGGACGAGAAGACGTTGCATCAGTGGACGGCCCGCCTGGCCGAATTCCGGCTGCCATCAAGCGGTGAGGTCGAGCGTTACTATTTCCGCTCGCTCTATTTCCGCGAGCCGAACGGAATCCTGTTCGAGATCGCCACCGACGGACCTGGGTTCACGGCCGACGAGCCGCTGGAAACGCTGGGCGAAAAGCTGGCGCTGCCGCCGTTCCTCGAACCGAGACGCGCCTCCATCGAGGCTGGCCTCAAGCCGCTGAACTGA
- a CDS encoding class I fructose-bisphosphate aldolase — protein sequence MSERLEDIAAAIVAGGKGLLAADESSGTIKKRFDVIGVESTADSRRDYREMMFRAKDAMTKYISGVILYDETIRQKAADGTPLVDIIKAAGAIPGIKVDAGAKPLAGFPGDTITEGLDGLRERLADYYKLGARFAKWRAVIDIDTAKGVPSANSIASNTHALARYAALCQEAGIVPIVEPEVLMDGAHDIDTCYQVSKATLLKLYDELNMAGVVLEGTILKPNMVIAGKKSGKTNSPEEIAEKTIKLFRETVPVAVPGIAFLSGGQSDEEATANLNAINAIGPHPWKLTFSYGRALQAAPQKAWSGKASNVAAGQAAFTHRAHMNHLAALGKWKAGLEQAA from the coding sequence ATGAGCGAACGTCTCGAAGACATTGCCGCAGCGATCGTGGCCGGTGGCAAGGGCCTGCTGGCCGCCGATGAAAGTTCCGGCACCATCAAGAAGCGCTTCGACGTCATCGGCGTCGAATCGACCGCCGACAGCCGCCGCGACTATCGCGAGATGATGTTTCGCGCCAAGGACGCGATGACCAAATACATTTCCGGGGTCATCCTCTACGACGAGACCATCCGCCAGAAGGCCGCCGACGGCACGCCGCTGGTCGATATCATCAAGGCGGCCGGCGCCATTCCCGGCATCAAGGTCGACGCCGGCGCAAAACCCCTGGCCGGCTTTCCCGGCGACACGATCACCGAAGGCCTCGACGGCCTGCGCGAACGCCTCGCCGATTACTACAAGCTCGGCGCCCGCTTCGCCAAATGGCGCGCGGTGATCGATATCGACACCGCCAAGGGCGTTCCATCGGCCAATTCGATCGCCTCGAACACCCATGCGCTCGCCCGCTATGCGGCACTTTGCCAGGAGGCCGGCATCGTGCCGATCGTCGAGCCGGAAGTGCTCATGGACGGCGCCCACGACATCGACACCTGCTACCAGGTCTCGAAGGCAACGCTGCTGAAGCTCTATGATGAGCTCAACATGGCCGGCGTTGTGCTGGAAGGCACCATCCTGAAGCCGAACATGGTGATTGCAGGCAAGAAGTCGGGCAAGACCAACAGCCCCGAAGAAATCGCCGAGAAGACGATCAAGCTGTTCCGTGAGACCGTGCCCGTCGCTGTACCTGGCATCGCCTTCCTGTCGGGCGGTCAGTCGGACGAGGAAGCGACCGCCAATCTCAACGCCATCAACGCCATCGGGCCGCATCCGTGGAAGCTGACCTTCTCCTATGGCCGCGCCCTGCAGGCGGCCCCGCAGAAGGCCTGGAGCGGCAAGGCGTCGAACGTTGCCGCCGGCCAGGCTGCCTTCACTCACCGCGCCCACATGAACCATCTGGCCGCACTGGGGAAATGGAAGGCGGGCCTGGAACAGGCCGCCTGA
- a CDS encoding phosphoglycerate kinase → MAAFKTLDDIGNISGKRVLVRVDLNVPVADGKVTDATRIERIAPTIAELSGKGAKVILLAHFGRPKDGPSPEFSLEPIARATAEVLGRPVGFASDCAGDTAGSAVAAMNKGDVLLLENTRFYKAEEKNDPAFTERLAANGDIFVNDAFSAAHRAHSSTEGLARLLPAFAGRTMQAELEALEKGLGNPARPVVAIVGGAKVSTKIDLLMNLVKKVDALVIGGGMANTFLAARGTDVGKSLCEHDLATTAKQIMIEAAESGCAIILPVDGVVAREFKAGAACETVAIADVPADGMILDVGAKTVKTIGEWIDRAATLVWNGPLGAFEIEPFDHATVAAAKHAAERTRAGKLVSVAGGGDTVAALNHAGVADDFTYVSTAGGAFLEWMEGKPLPGVDVLKK, encoded by the coding sequence ATGGCCGCCTTCAAGACACTCGACGACATCGGCAACATCAGCGGCAAGCGCGTGCTGGTGCGTGTCGACCTCAACGTGCCCGTCGCCGATGGCAAGGTCACCGACGCCACCCGCATCGAGCGCATCGCGCCGACCATCGCGGAACTGTCCGGCAAGGGCGCCAAGGTCATCCTGCTCGCCCATTTCGGCCGCCCCAAGGACGGCCCCTCGCCTGAATTCTCGCTGGAGCCGATTGCCAGGGCGACAGCCGAGGTGCTCGGACGCCCTGTTGGCTTCGCTTCCGATTGCGCCGGCGACACGGCGGGAAGCGCCGTGGCGGCGATGAACAAGGGCGACGTGCTGCTGCTCGAGAACACCCGTTTCTACAAGGCGGAGGAAAAGAACGACCCCGCCTTCACCGAACGGCTTGCCGCCAATGGCGACATCTTCGTCAACGACGCCTTCTCGGCGGCGCACCGCGCCCATTCGTCGACGGAAGGCCTCGCGCGTCTGTTGCCGGCTTTCGCCGGCCGCACCATGCAGGCTGAACTCGAAGCGCTGGAAAAGGGCCTGGGCAACCCGGCCCGCCCGGTCGTTGCCATCGTCGGCGGCGCCAAGGTCTCGACCAAGATCGACCTCTTGATGAACCTGGTGAAGAAGGTCGATGCCCTGGTCATCGGCGGCGGCATGGCCAACACCTTCCTTGCCGCGCGCGGCACCGATGTCGGAAAATCGCTGTGCGAGCATGACCTGGCCACGACCGCCAAGCAGATCATGATCGAGGCGGCGGAATCGGGCTGCGCCATCATCTTGCCCGTCGACGGTGTCGTCGCCCGCGAATTCAAGGCGGGCGCCGCCTGCGAGACCGTCGCCATCGCCGACGTGCCGGCCGACGGCATGATCCTGGACGTTGGCGCGAAAACCGTCAAAACCATCGGCGAATGGATCGACCGCGCCGCGACGCTGGTCTGGAACGGCCCGCTCGGCGCCTTCGAGATCGAGCCGTTCGATCATGCGACGGTGGCGGCGGCAAAGCATGCCGCCGAACGTACCAGGGCCGGCAAGCTGGTTTCGGTTGCCGGCGGCGGCGACACGGTGGCGGCCCTCAACCACGCCGGCGTCGCCGATGATTTCACCTATGTGTCGACGGCCGGCGGCGCTTTTCTGGAGTGGATGGAAGGCAAGCCACTGCCGGGCGTCGACGTGTTGAAGAAGTAG
- a CDS encoding SGNH/GDSL hydrolase family protein yields the protein MRRFLALLTWLAFPVYVWQGLGVRRRTTRMLPAQGPVMHDLLGNAPAISLLVLGDSSAASVGIGNSENGLAAQLAVLISQSTGRAVRWRAAGFNSATSGQIRDHVLPNLSADPWTHIVLAIGTNDTKNFHSVPRFKKDFGGLLYALRAKWPEARVVWSPVLEFTRAPAMPSLLGKILEIRAVEMNRMGERLCLERGAVPAPRLPITNPEAGFASDGFHASEAGYRAWAEHLVGLVIAS from the coding sequence ATGCGACGCTTTCTGGCCCTCCTCACCTGGCTCGCCTTTCCGGTCTATGTCTGGCAGGGATTGGGCGTGCGCCGACGCACCACGCGCATGCTGCCGGCGCAGGGACCGGTCATGCACGATCTCCTGGGCAATGCGCCGGCGATCTCGCTGCTCGTCCTGGGTGATTCCTCCGCCGCCTCGGTCGGCATCGGCAATTCCGAAAACGGGCTTGCCGCGCAACTCGCCGTGCTGATTTCGCAAAGCACCGGCCGCGCCGTACGCTGGCGCGCCGCCGGCTTCAACTCGGCAACGTCAGGCCAGATCCGCGATCACGTCCTGCCCAATCTCTCGGCCGACCCGTGGACGCATATTGTGCTGGCCATCGGCACCAACGACACCAAGAACTTTCACTCGGTGCCCCGCTTCAAGAAGGATTTCGGCGGCCTGCTCTATGCACTGCGCGCCAAATGGCCGGAGGCTCGCGTGGTGTGGTCGCCAGTGCTGGAATTCACCCGCGCCCCAGCCATGCCGTCATTGCTTGGCAAGATCCTCGAAATCCGCGCCGTCGAGATGAACCGGATGGGTGAGCGCCTCTGCCTTGAGCGCGGCGCGGTGCCGGCGCCACGCCTGCCGATCACCAATCCCGAGGCCGGCTTTGCTTCCGACGGTTTTCACGCCTCGGAAGCCGGCTACCGGGCCTGGGCGGAGCATCTCGTCGGACTGGTGATCGCGAGCTAA